From Polynucleobacter sp. JS-JIR-II-b4, a single genomic window includes:
- a CDS encoding cell division protein ZipA C-terminal FtsZ-binding domain-containing protein: MYVEQIMTMLGLSDLQFALAVIGLLILIAVAVLNIKYARARRKAKEQIEYSVDDRFGKEPSFGQGFAESDVGRTEPSFGEVITTISAPEKFAIDPRIDCVITLRFDEAISGSEILAEINAWTDLDAQSTARWMCEGLNANLDVAEDWEELHPDSTYSDLQLAIQLASRKGAIGVLELSDFCSRAQALAETLGSQIDMPSVSAMLESANELDVMAAESDIQLSINVLFDEPCPWGNFDALMRQRGFKLSRSGRQYEYQSKGIVLFSSSDFDPNKSVTQVTLLLEVPLVPQEERAFERMLSEGVEIAQAAHGRLVDDNGINLSEAAVISIRQHLDVLYANLEKSGVPAGSSTASRLFS, encoded by the coding sequence GTGTACGTAGAACAAATCATGACGATGTTGGGTTTGTCTGATTTGCAATTTGCGCTGGCTGTTATTGGTCTATTGATACTAATAGCAGTGGCGGTTTTGAATATCAAGTATGCTCGTGCCCGTCGTAAGGCAAAAGAGCAAATTGAATATTCCGTAGATGATCGCTTTGGAAAAGAGCCGAGTTTTGGTCAAGGTTTTGCTGAAAGTGATGTAGGGCGCACTGAGCCCAGCTTCGGCGAAGTAATCACAACCATTTCAGCCCCAGAAAAGTTTGCGATTGATCCGCGGATTGATTGTGTCATCACACTGCGCTTTGATGAGGCTATTAGTGGTTCGGAAATTCTGGCAGAAATTAATGCCTGGACGGACCTTGATGCTCAATCAACAGCACGCTGGATGTGCGAAGGCTTAAATGCCAACCTAGATGTTGCTGAAGACTGGGAAGAACTCCATCCTGACTCTACGTATTCTGATTTACAGCTAGCCATTCAGCTGGCGAGTCGCAAAGGTGCTATTGGCGTCCTAGAGTTATCCGACTTTTGCTCTCGCGCCCAAGCGCTTGCAGAAACCTTGGGCTCCCAAATCGATATGCCGAGCGTGAGCGCGATGTTGGAAAGTGCGAATGAATTAGATGTCATGGCTGCCGAGAGCGACATTCAATTGAGTATCAATGTGCTGTTTGATGAACCCTGTCCATGGGGTAACTTTGATGCGCTCATGCGTCAACGTGGCTTTAAGCTATCTCGCAGTGGACGTCAGTATGAGTATCAAAGCAAGGGTATAGTGCTTTTTAGTAGCTCTGATTTTGATCCAAATAAATCGGTAACTCAGGTAACCCTATTGCTTGAAGTTCCCTTGGTGCCACAAGAAGAGCGCGCATTTGAAAGAATGCTTTCCGAGGGTGTAGAGATTGCACAAGCTGCCCATGGCCGCTTAGTGGATGACAATGGTATTAATTTAAGTGAAGCTGCGGTCATCAGTATTCGTCAGCACCTTGATGTTCTTTATGCCAATCTTGAGAAATCCGGCGTTCCAGCTGGATCTTCTACAGCTAGTAGATTATTTAGCTAG
- the dapE gene encoding succinyl-diaminopimelate desuccinylase translates to MSATLELTEALISCHSVTPADGGCQDLIAKRLQAIGFHTESVVSGPENFQVTNLWAIKKGKSGDQGKVLVFAGHTDVVPTGPLEKWTNNPFTPTIRDGMLYGRGAADMKTSLAGFVVATEEFVTTHPDHQGSIAFLITSDEEGPANDGTVIMCDRLQKQGQRLDYCVIGEPTSVDQLGDMIKNGRRGSLSGKLKVKGIQAHIAYPHLGKNPIHLSAPAISALVETEWDKGNEYFQPTSFQISNVHAGTGANNVIPGELTIDFNFRFSTESKPEQLRERLEDILKNAGLDFEIDWVLGGSPFITGDGALAGALRTAIKAETKIDTELSTTGGTSDGRFIAKICKEVVEFGPLNATSHKIDECVIVNDVVPLKNIYRKTLEQLIA, encoded by the coding sequence ATGAGCGCCACACTTGAGCTAACCGAAGCTCTCATCTCTTGCCATTCTGTAACGCCGGCTGATGGTGGCTGCCAAGATTTAATTGCCAAACGTCTCCAAGCAATTGGTTTTCATACCGAGAGCGTGGTGAGTGGTCCTGAAAATTTCCAGGTAACCAACTTGTGGGCTATTAAAAAGGGTAAGTCCGGCGATCAAGGCAAAGTCTTAGTATTTGCAGGCCATACCGATGTGGTGCCTACAGGCCCATTAGAGAAGTGGACCAACAATCCTTTTACTCCAACCATTCGTGACGGCATGCTCTATGGTCGTGGCGCAGCGGATATGAAAACATCCCTCGCAGGTTTTGTGGTTGCCACAGAAGAATTCGTCACTACGCACCCAGATCATCAAGGCTCTATTGCATTCTTGATCACTAGCGATGAAGAGGGTCCCGCTAACGATGGCACAGTGATCATGTGCGACCGCCTGCAAAAACAAGGTCAGCGCTTGGATTACTGCGTGATCGGTGAACCAACTTCAGTCGATCAACTAGGCGACATGATTAAAAACGGTCGTCGTGGATCTCTGTCTGGCAAGCTCAAGGTAAAAGGTATTCAGGCGCATATCGCCTACCCTCACCTAGGCAAGAACCCAATTCATCTTTCTGCACCAGCAATTTCTGCATTAGTAGAAACCGAGTGGGATAAAGGCAATGAATATTTCCAACCTACAAGCTTTCAGATTTCGAATGTACATGCTGGCACTGGCGCGAATAACGTCATTCCTGGTGAATTGACAATTGACTTTAACTTTCGCTTCTCTACCGAGAGCAAGCCAGAACAGCTTCGCGAGCGTCTTGAGGACATCCTCAAAAATGCTGGTCTCGACTTTGAGATTGACTGGGTATTGGGTGGCAGCCCATTCATTACAGGCGACGGCGCATTAGCTGGTGCACTCCGCACAGCAATCAAAGCAGAAACCAAGATTGATACAGAGCTCTCCACCACTGGCGGTACGAGTGATGGCCGCTTCATCGCCAAGATCTGCAAAGAAGTTGTGGAGTTTGGGCCGCTTAATGCGACTAGCCACAAAATCGATGAGTGTGTGATCGTCAATGATGTAGTGCCACTCAAAAATATCTATCGCAAGACTCTCGAGCAGTTAATTGCCTAA
- the prmB gene encoding 50S ribosomal protein L3 N(5)-glutamine methyltransferase has protein sequence MDPEPQQQITVNQCIDQIAQKLDAANLHYGHGAIDAQSEALWLVSKQLDLSPTEALDHLDDTISAELQQQAAVVADIRISTRKPLAYILGEAWLMGVPFFCSEQSIVPRSWIAELIVDGSLEPWLPADGKALDLCTGNGSLAILLALSCPDIHVSACDISMPALSVAARNVDRHSLNSQVELLNGDLWDALPEPNEDNLFDLIICNPPYVNATSMNALPAEYHAEPELALAGGDDGMDIIRRIIASAPDYLSERGAILLEIGNEYENFKKAFPQIPAIWMEVSAGEEQVLLIQAEDLR, from the coding sequence ATGGACCCTGAGCCTCAGCAACAAATTACAGTTAACCAGTGCATCGATCAGATTGCACAAAAGCTTGACGCAGCTAATCTGCATTACGGCCATGGGGCAATTGATGCGCAAAGCGAAGCCTTGTGGCTTGTCAGCAAACAACTTGATCTCAGCCCTACAGAAGCTCTTGATCACTTAGATGACACTATTTCAGCAGAGCTCCAACAACAAGCAGCAGTCGTTGCAGATATCAGAATCTCTACTCGCAAGCCACTTGCATACATCCTAGGTGAAGCCTGGCTCATGGGCGTGCCTTTTTTCTGCAGCGAGCAAAGCATTGTTCCTCGCTCTTGGATTGCAGAGCTTATTGTTGATGGCTCGCTAGAGCCTTGGCTACCAGCTGATGGCAAAGCACTGGATCTTTGTACCGGCAACGGTTCCTTAGCTATTCTCCTAGCTCTTTCATGTCCAGATATTCATGTGAGTGCTTGCGATATCAGCATGCCTGCACTGTCCGTAGCGGCACGCAACGTGGATCGTCATAGCCTGAACTCTCAAGTTGAGCTATTGAATGGCGATCTTTGGGATGCATTGCCAGAACCTAATGAAGATAACCTCTTTGATCTCATCATCTGCAACCCACCATATGTAAATGCCACTTCAATGAATGCATTACCAGCGGAATATCATGCTGAGCCAGAACTTGCCTTGGCTGGTGGTGACGATGGCATGGATATCATTAGACGCATCATTGCTTCAGCGCCAGACTACCTATCCGAGCGTGGCGCTATCTTGCTTGAGATTGGCAATGAGTATGAGAACTTCAAAAAGGCTTTCCCGCAAATTCCAGCAATCTGGATGGAAGTATCTGCCGGCGAAGAGCAAGTCTTGCTGATTCAAGCTGAAGACTTGCGCTAA
- the ligA gene encoding NAD-dependent DNA ligase LigA encodes MSSTSPTNLAERYAFLQAELARLEHAYYVLDNPLLPDIEYDRLYRELIDIEVAHPEWVTPESLSQRVGGTALKEFDSVTHAVPMLSLNNAFEDAELIAFDRRCREALHTDHVSYAGELKFDGLAISLRYENGSLVTAATRGDGASGEDVTANIKTIRAIPLKLTGKNIPQVLEVRGEVFMYLKDFEKMNRQAAELGEKEFANPRNAAAGSLRQLDSKITAKRPLSFFAYGLGALEPASWLPQTHEELLNAYAELGLPVCSEHRVLHSVEEILSFYNEIGAKRDSLPYDIDGVVYKVNSFAEQAKLGFVSRAPRFALAHKYPAQEALTTVLGIDVQVGRTGAITPVARLAPVEVGGVTVTNATLHNEDEVKRKDVRIGDTVSVRRAGDVIPEVVSVIKDRRPADAAEFVMPTNCPVCDSHIERLADEAVARCSGGLFCGAQRKQALIHFAHRRALDIEGLGEKIVDQLVDHNLVRTPADLYRLGFTALANLERMGEKSADNLIQAINQSRNTTLARFIFALGIRHVGETTAKDLANHYQSMHALMDANLEDLLTVKDVGPVVADSITSFMQEAHNREVIEQLLASGMQLTVEAKVISAAVAGKTFVLTGTFPTMTRDEAKDLLEKAGAKVAGSVSKKTDYVVAGADAGSKLTKAEELGVPVIDEAAMLELLK; translated from the coding sequence TTGTCGTCCACTAGTCCGACAAATTTAGCGGAGCGTTACGCATTCTTGCAGGCTGAGCTTGCTCGCTTAGAGCATGCCTATTACGTTTTAGATAATCCGCTTCTTCCTGATATTGAATACGACCGCCTTTATAGAGAGTTAATTGATATTGAAGTTGCTCATCCAGAATGGGTCACCCCAGAATCCTTGTCTCAGCGGGTAGGCGGAACAGCATTAAAAGAGTTTGATTCGGTTACCCATGCAGTACCAATGCTTTCTTTAAATAATGCATTTGAAGATGCTGAGCTGATTGCTTTTGATCGTCGTTGTCGCGAAGCCTTGCATACAGATCACGTAAGCTATGCCGGTGAACTCAAGTTTGATGGTCTAGCAATCTCACTTCGTTATGAAAACGGATCGCTGGTAACAGCAGCAACCCGGGGTGATGGTGCTAGCGGTGAGGATGTCACTGCCAACATTAAAACGATTCGTGCAATTCCACTCAAACTCACTGGAAAAAATATTCCGCAGGTCCTAGAAGTGCGCGGCGAAGTCTTTATGTACCTCAAAGACTTCGAGAAGATGAATCGACAAGCGGCAGAGTTGGGCGAGAAAGAATTCGCCAACCCTCGCAATGCTGCAGCAGGTAGTCTTCGTCAATTGGATTCGAAGATCACTGCTAAGCGGCCACTTTCCTTCTTTGCTTATGGCTTAGGTGCCTTAGAGCCAGCCTCTTGGTTACCTCAAACTCATGAAGAATTACTCAATGCTTATGCTGAGCTAGGCTTGCCAGTGTGCTCTGAGCACAGAGTGCTGCATTCTGTAGAAGAGATCTTGTCCTTCTATAACGAGATAGGTGCAAAAAGAGATTCATTGCCGTATGACATTGATGGTGTGGTCTATAAGGTGAACTCATTTGCTGAGCAAGCCAAGTTGGGATTTGTTTCAAGAGCTCCTAGATTTGCGCTCGCCCATAAGTACCCAGCACAAGAAGCTCTGACTACTGTTTTAGGTATCGATGTGCAAGTAGGGCGTACAGGGGCAATTACTCCAGTGGCGCGACTTGCTCCAGTAGAGGTTGGCGGTGTAACTGTTACCAATGCAACCTTACACAATGAAGATGAGGTCAAGCGTAAAGATGTGCGTATTGGCGATACCGTATCAGTGCGTAGAGCTGGTGATGTAATTCCTGAGGTGGTCTCAGTCATTAAGGATCGACGTCCAGCCGATGCAGCAGAATTTGTGATGCCCACAAACTGCCCAGTATGTGATTCTCATATTGAGCGCTTGGCGGATGAAGCAGTTGCGCGTTGTAGTGGCGGATTATTCTGTGGCGCGCAGCGCAAGCAGGCCTTGATTCACTTTGCCCACAGAAGGGCGCTTGATATTGAGGGCCTAGGTGAGAAAATTGTTGATCAGTTGGTTGATCACAATCTAGTGAGAACCCCGGCGGATCTCTACAGACTGGGATTCACAGCATTAGCTAACCTAGAGCGTATGGGCGAGAAGTCTGCAGATAACCTCATTCAGGCAATTAACCAATCCAGAAACACCACCTTGGCCAGATTTATATTTGCATTGGGTATCCGTCATGTGGGTGAGACTACCGCCAAGGATTTGGCGAATCACTATCAATCGATGCATGCCTTAATGGATGCAAATCTTGAGGATCTACTAACCGTTAAAGACGTAGGCCCCGTTGTTGCGGACTCCATCACCAGCTTCATGCAAGAAGCGCATAACCGCGAAGTCATTGAGCAACTCTTAGCTTCTGGAATGCAACTTACTGTAGAAGCAAAGGTTATTAGTGCAGCTGTTGCAGGTAAGACATTTGTCCTGACGGGTACATTTCCAACAATGACCAGAGATGAGGCAAAAGACCTGCTTGAAAAAGCCGGCGCTAAAGTAGCAGGCTCTGTCTCCAAGAAAACCGACTATGTGGTTGCCGGTGCAGATGCTGGCAGCAAGCTCACGAAAGCTGAAGAATTGGGTGTGCCGGTGATTGATGAGGCAGCAATGCTCGAGCTGCTTAAATAG
- the smc gene encoding chromosome segregation protein SMC has translation MQLKSIKLSGFKSFVDPTHFEMPGQLIGVVGPNGCGKSNIIDAVRWVLGESRASELRGESMQDVIFNGSGLRKPSGRASVELIFDNTEGRAQGQWSAFTELGIKRVLTRDGNSSYYVNNQVVRRKDIQDIFLGTGMGPRGYAIIGQGTINRILEAKPEELRVFLEEAAGVSKYKERRKETASRLEDTVENLTRVEDILRELDQQLTRLEKQATVAERHAELSTQMKSQQQLLWFVRQTEAGKEQERHANGIRDTQVGLEEQTAKLRHVEAELETMRTEQYALQDKVSQAQGDLYQTNSDVSQVESQILYVQEARQRLQQQTQDLQAQLQRWTVQETDAAQAQRTTEHELSLAAEKEQTLLADLNGLQEQMPSREEAYQNASRELNSARDSVASIEQRLASLGERLRSMSAQSDELKGRETRLVGEFDGLRRPDAEALQTAIDRQVMAARKVEEAKQRAVETQQRVPAADEARNTAQQQIQVANQDLAQTEAKLTALTALQASVQAQGKIGPWLESKGLKESKRLWQELKVESGWETALESVLRERLAAVTAKSAQETLALANDAPPSRLAILLTEEIAPAHTSAPADFTPLLSRVQSAGAPRLTSVLQEWLDNIYIAGSLEDALHRREKLPAGGAFVTQQGHLVSRVGVQLYAADSEQAGMLARAQEMESLEKQLRAQQLMQSELKGELDQCVANYQAAHQAAEQARENAEHAVQESHGFEVERMQLTQAEEQYSQRAAQIQGELSELRQQMEQVSQTQEQSAAELLESEESKEGLQEALQVAQEKLERSTEERDRLRESLRAAEMAAQEAAFATRSLQQRITDLQRDQSTARTQIMEIQDKHDAAAQELETLSDEEAQDKLQGLLLARSAREAALANARTEQDALLHQLREADESRMQVERSLQPMRDKVVDLQLREQAARLNFEQFATLLSDAEADLTALEASFSTDLKVGALQSEVNRLNTEIQSLGPVNMAALDELSSSRERKQFLDAQSADLNEAMQTLTDAIAKIDAETRDLLQGTFDQVNTHFGKLFPELFGGGHAELVMTGEEILDSGVQVMAQPPGKKNSSIYLLSGGEKALTAIALVFSLFLLNPAPFCLLDEVDAPLDDANTLRYANLVAKMSDKTQFLFISHNKITMEIAHQLIGVTMQEQGVSRIVAVDISSAVSMVEAA, from the coding sequence GTGCAACTGAAATCCATCAAACTTTCCGGCTTTAAGTCTTTCGTAGACCCAACCCATTTTGAAATGCCTGGCCAACTCATTGGCGTTGTGGGTCCCAACGGTTGCGGAAAGTCGAACATTATTGACGCTGTCCGCTGGGTTTTGGGTGAGTCCCGCGCCAGCGAATTACGTGGTGAATCGATGCAGGACGTTATTTTTAATGGCTCTGGTTTACGTAAGCCATCTGGCCGCGCTAGTGTTGAACTCATTTTTGATAACACTGAAGGGCGTGCTCAAGGCCAGTGGAGTGCTTTTACAGAATTAGGTATCAAGCGCGTTTTAACTCGCGATGGAAATTCGAGTTACTACGTGAATAACCAAGTAGTACGTCGTAAGGACATTCAAGATATTTTCTTGGGCACTGGTATGGGTCCAAGAGGTTACGCCATTATTGGACAGGGCACAATCAACCGCATTTTGGAAGCAAAGCCTGAAGAGTTGCGAGTGTTCTTGGAAGAAGCTGCTGGTGTTTCCAAATATAAAGAGCGTCGCAAAGAAACGGCTTCACGTTTAGAAGACACAGTAGAAAATTTAACGCGTGTTGAAGATATCTTGCGAGAGCTTGATCAGCAGTTAACGCGCTTAGAAAAACAAGCGACTGTTGCTGAGCGTCATGCTGAGCTTTCTACACAGATGAAGTCTCAGCAACAACTGCTTTGGTTTGTACGCCAGACCGAGGCTGGTAAAGAGCAAGAGCGTCATGCCAATGGTATTCGCGATACTCAGGTTGGCCTGGAAGAACAGACTGCTAAGCTACGCCACGTCGAAGCCGAGCTAGAAACCATGCGTACAGAACAGTACGCATTACAAGATAAAGTTTCTCAAGCGCAAGGTGATTTGTATCAAACAAACTCTGACGTTAGTCAGGTTGAGTCACAGATTCTTTATGTGCAAGAGGCGCGTCAACGTTTGCAACAGCAAACTCAAGATTTGCAAGCACAGTTACAGCGCTGGACTGTGCAAGAAACGGATGCAGCACAAGCGCAGCGCACTACTGAGCATGAACTGTCTTTAGCAGCCGAAAAAGAACAAACACTCTTAGCGGATTTAAATGGTTTGCAAGAGCAAATGCCAAGTCGTGAAGAGGCTTATCAAAACGCTTCACGTGAACTGAATAGCGCGCGTGATTCAGTTGCTTCTATTGAGCAACGTTTAGCAAGTTTGGGTGAGCGCCTTCGTTCAATGTCAGCTCAGTCAGATGAGTTGAAAGGTCGCGAAACTCGCCTTGTTGGTGAATTCGATGGCTTACGCCGTCCTGATGCTGAGGCTTTGCAGACAGCAATAGATCGTCAGGTCATGGCTGCCCGTAAAGTTGAAGAAGCTAAACAGCGCGCTGTTGAAACGCAACAACGCGTTCCAGCTGCTGACGAAGCCCGTAATACTGCGCAACAACAGATTCAAGTTGCTAACCAAGACCTCGCTCAAACTGAAGCCAAGTTGACCGCATTGACTGCCTTGCAAGCCAGCGTTCAAGCCCAAGGCAAGATTGGACCTTGGCTTGAAAGCAAGGGGCTAAAAGAGAGCAAGCGCCTCTGGCAAGAACTTAAAGTAGAGAGCGGCTGGGAAACTGCGCTGGAATCCGTGCTGCGTGAGCGTTTAGCTGCTGTGACCGCAAAGAGTGCGCAAGAAACATTAGCTTTGGCTAATGATGCGCCTCCAAGCCGTTTAGCAATTTTGCTTACAGAAGAAATTGCGCCAGCGCATACCTCTGCTCCTGCGGACTTCACGCCATTATTGAGTCGTGTACAAAGTGCAGGCGCCCCAAGACTCACATCTGTATTGCAAGAATGGTTAGACAATATCTATATTGCTGGCAGCCTTGAGGATGCTTTGCATCGCCGTGAAAAATTACCTGCTGGTGGCGCATTCGTTACCCAGCAAGGTCATTTAGTGAGTCGTGTTGGTGTGCAATTGTATGCAGCCGATTCTGAGCAGGCCGGTATGTTGGCGCGTGCTCAAGAGATGGAAAGTCTCGAGAAGCAATTGCGCGCACAACAACTCATGCAAAGTGAGCTTAAGGGCGAGTTGGATCAATGTGTTGCTAACTATCAAGCGGCACACCAAGCGGCAGAACAAGCCCGTGAGAACGCAGAGCATGCTGTTCAAGAATCGCACGGCTTTGAAGTGGAAAGAATGCAGCTGACTCAAGCTGAAGAGCAATATAGTCAACGTGCAGCACAGATTCAGGGTGAGTTAAGCGAGTTGCGCCAACAGATGGAGCAAGTGAGTCAGACCCAAGAGCAGTCTGCTGCTGAATTACTGGAGTCTGAAGAGTCCAAAGAAGGCTTGCAAGAGGCTTTGCAAGTAGCGCAAGAAAAATTAGAGCGCTCTACTGAAGAGCGCGATCGTTTGCGTGAGTCACTCCGTGCCGCTGAAATGGCAGCTCAAGAAGCAGCTTTTGCAACGCGCTCATTGCAACAGCGCATCACTGATTTGCAGCGCGATCAAAGTACTGCTCGAACACAGATCATGGAGATTCAGGATAAGCATGATGCCGCTGCTCAAGAACTAGAAACGCTGAGCGACGAAGAGGCGCAAGATAAATTACAAGGTCTATTGCTAGCTCGCAGTGCGCGTGAAGCTGCATTGGCTAATGCACGTACTGAACAGGATGCTTTATTGCACCAACTGCGTGAAGCTGATGAGTCCCGCATGCAGGTAGAGCGCAGCTTACAGCCAATGCGTGACAAAGTGGTGGATTTGCAATTGCGTGAGCAGGCTGCTCGTTTGAACTTTGAGCAATTTGCCACATTGTTATCGGATGCAGAGGCTGATCTGACTGCACTTGAGGCAAGTTTCAGTACTGACTTAAAAGTTGGTGCCTTGCAGAGCGAAGTCAATCGCTTGAATACTGAAATTCAGTCTTTAGGTCCAGTCAATATGGCTGCCTTGGATGAGTTATCAAGCTCTCGTGAGCGTAAGCAGTTCCTGGATGCGCAGTCTGCCGACTTGAATGAAGCAATGCAGACCCTGACAGATGCGATCGCGAAGATCGATGCTGAAACACGTGACCTATTGCAGGGCACTTTTGACCAGGTTAATACCCACTTCGGAAAGCTCTTCCCTGAGTTGTTTGGTGGTGGCCATGCTGAATTGGTAATGACTGGCGAAGAGATTTTGGACTCTGGCGTACAGGTAATGGCTCAGCCTCCAGGCAAGAAAAACAGCTCTATTTACCTACTCTCTGGTGGTGAAAAAGCCCTGACCGCAATTGCTTTGGTGTTCTCGCTCTTCCTTTTGAACCCAGCCCCATTCTGCTTGCTCGATGAGGTGGACGCTCCATTGGATGATGCAAATACCTTGCGTTATGCAAATCTAGTGGCCAAAATGTCAGATAAGACACAGTTTTTGTTTATCTCTCATAACAAGATCACTATGGAAATCGCACATCAACTCATTGGTGTCACGATGCAAGAGCAGGGCGTATCCCGCATTGTTGCGGTGGATATTTCTTCTGCTGTTTCAATGGTGGAGGCCGCCTAA
- the dapD gene encoding 2,3,4,5-tetrahydropyridine-2,6-dicarboxylate N-succinyltransferase, whose amino-acid sequence MSQSPQNIIEQAWENRANLSPDSAPGDVRNAVNAVLEGLNAGTIRVAERRDVGKWEVNQWVKKAVLLSFRLEDNKPMNAGGYTQFYDKVPSKFENYTAADFAAGGFRVVPPAVARRGSFIGKNAVLMPSYVNIGAYVGEGTMVDTWATVGSCAQIGKNVHLSGGVGIGGVLEPIQAGPVIIEDNCFIGARSEVVEGVVIEENAVLSMGVYIGQSTKIYDRETGEVHYGRVPAGSVVVPGSLPSACGKYSLYAAIIVKKVDAQTRAKTAINELLRD is encoded by the coding sequence ATGAGCCAATCACCACAAAACATCATTGAACAAGCCTGGGAAAACCGCGCAAACCTTTCTCCAGATAGCGCCCCTGGGGATGTCCGTAATGCCGTAAATGCCGTATTAGAAGGCCTTAATGCCGGCACTATTCGTGTGGCTGAGCGCCGCGATGTCGGTAAGTGGGAGGTAAATCAATGGGTTAAGAAGGCCGTTTTGCTCTCTTTCCGCCTAGAAGACAATAAACCTATGAATGCTGGGGGCTATACCCAGTTCTACGACAAGGTTCCTAGCAAGTTTGAAAACTACACCGCGGCCGACTTTGCTGCTGGTGGCTTCCGCGTAGTTCCCCCAGCAGTAGCCCGCCGTGGCTCATTTATCGGAAAAAACGCCGTTTTAATGCCTTCTTACGTCAATATTGGCGCTTATGTAGGCGAAGGCACAATGGTAGATACCTGGGCAACCGTTGGTTCTTGCGCTCAAATTGGTAAAAACGTACACCTTTCTGGTGGCGTTGGTATTGGCGGTGTTTTGGAGCCAATCCAAGCCGGTCCAGTCATTATTGAAGATAACTGCTTCATCGGCGCCCGCTCTGAGGTGGTTGAAGGTGTTGTGATCGAAGAAAACGCTGTTTTATCCATGGGCGTCTACATTGGTCAAAGCACCAAGATCTATGATCGCGAAACTGGAGAAGTGCACTATGGTCGCGTTCCAGCTGGTTCAGTAGTTGTTCCAGGCTCACTTCCTTCTGCTTGCGGAAAATACAGCTTGTATGCCGCAATCATTGTGAAGAAAGTTGATGCTCAAACCAGAGCTAAGACTGCCATCAACGAATTACTTCGCGACTAA
- the radA gene encoding DNA repair protein RadA: MAKVKTVYICQSCGGTSAKWQGQCPSCQAWNTLEEGLPETTSNSRFQGLAQSLPRQKLSAITAEDLPRFSTGVEEFDRVLGGGLVPGGVVLLGGDPGIGKSTLLLQALAEMSAAGMNVLYSSGEESAAQIALRAKRIALDAPQLEVLAEIQLEKLISIMDTVKPQVLVVDSIQTLYSEVLSSAPGSVAQVRECAAQLTRAAKSSGICVLMVGHVTKDGHLAGPRVLEHIVDTVLYFEGDTHSSFRLVRSIKNRFGAVNELGVFAMTEKGLRGVTNPSAIFLSQHEQMVPGACVLVTQEGSRPLLVEIQALVDTAHVPNPRRLAVGLEQARLAMLLAVLHRHAGVACFDQDVFLNAVGGVKISEPAADLAVLLAIQSSIRNRALPKELIVFGEVGLAGEIRPCPRGQERLKEAAKLGFTVAIIPKANMPKTKIPGLKVIPVERIDQAIAAAAELS, translated from the coding sequence TTGGCTAAAGTCAAAACGGTTTATATCTGCCAGTCATGTGGCGGCACTTCTGCTAAATGGCAGGGACAATGCCCATCTTGTCAGGCTTGGAATACCTTAGAAGAAGGTTTACCAGAAACCACTTCTAATTCTCGTTTTCAGGGTTTGGCGCAATCTCTACCAAGACAAAAGTTATCTGCGATTACTGCAGAGGATTTACCTAGATTTAGTACGGGTGTTGAAGAGTTTGATCGGGTGCTCGGCGGAGGCTTGGTGCCGGGTGGTGTTGTGTTACTCGGCGGCGATCCCGGCATTGGCAAATCCACATTGCTATTACAGGCCTTGGCTGAGATGAGTGCTGCTGGTATGAACGTGCTCTATAGCAGCGGTGAAGAGTCTGCTGCGCAAATTGCATTACGTGCAAAACGGATTGCACTGGATGCCCCGCAACTTGAAGTGCTAGCAGAGATCCAATTAGAAAAGCTCATTTCTATTATGGATACCGTCAAGCCACAAGTATTGGTGGTGGATTCGATCCAGACTTTGTATTCAGAAGTGTTGAGTTCCGCTCCAGGCTCAGTGGCTCAGGTGCGTGAATGTGCTGCGCAATTAACTAGAGCCGCAAAATCCAGTGGAATCTGCGTATTGATGGTCGGCCACGTCACTAAAGACGGACATTTGGCTGGCCCTCGAGTGCTCGAGCATATTGTGGATACCGTTTTGTATTTTGAGGGCGACACCCATTCTTCTTTCCGTCTAGTGCGCTCCATTAAGAATCGTTTTGGTGCAGTCAATGAGTTGGGTGTATTTGCGATGACCGAGAAGGGTCTTCGTGGCGTTACTAATCCTTCCGCAATATTCTTGTCGCAACACGAGCAAATGGTTCCAGGTGCCTGCGTATTGGTTACGCAAGAAGGCAGCAGACCTCTCTTGGTTGAAATTCAAGCGCTAGTTGATACGGCGCACGTGCCAAATCCACGTCGCTTAGCCGTTGGTTTGGAGCAGGCACGTCTAGCAATGCTCTTGGCTGTTTTGCACCGCCATGCTGGCGTCGCTTGTTTTGATCAAGATGTTTTCTTAAATGCTGTTGGTGGCGTCAAAATTTCTGAGCCTGCTGCTGACTTAGCTGTTTTGCTAGCCATACAGTCTTCAATTCGTAATCGTGCATTGCCAAAAGAGTTGATAGTCTTTGGTGAGGTTGGTTTGGCGGGAGAGATTCGTCCTTGTCCGCGCGGTCAAGAGCGCTTGAAAGAGGCGGCTAAGTTAGGCTTTACAGTAGCCATCATTCCGAAGGCAAATATGCCCAAGACCAAGATTCCAGGGTTGAAAGTAATTCCGGTGGAGCGAATTGATCAGGCAATCGCAGCTGCGGCCGAACTGAGTTAA